CGCGTCCTGCCCGCCCGCATCCCCAACCTGCTCGTGAACGGCTCCGCGGGGATCGCCGTCGGGATGGCCACCTCCATCCCGCCGCACAACCTGGGCGAAGTGCTCGACGCGCTCGCTGCCCTCATCGCCAACCCGGAGATCACGGTCGACGAGCTGATGGAATTCGTCCCTGCGCCGGACTTCCCCACGGGCGGCATCCTCTACGGGCTGGAAGGGGTGCGCGACGCCTACCGGACGGGCCGCGGCAGCGTCCAGATCCGCGCCCGCGCCTTCATCGAGAAGATGAAGAAGGGGGACCGCGAGGCGATCGTCATCACCGAGATTCCCTACCAGGTGAACAAGGCGCGGATGATCGAGAAGATCGCCGATCTGGCCCGGGAGAAACAGATCGAGGAGATCTCCGACATCCGGGATGAGTCGGACCGCGACGGCATGCGGGTCGTCGTTGAGCTTAAAAAAGACGCAGTCGCCGAAGTGGTCCTCAACAACCTCTACAAGCAGACGCAGATGCAGACCTCCTTCGGGGTGCAGTTGCTGGCGATCGTCCAGAACCAGCCGCGCACGCTGAACCTCAAGCAGACGCTCGAGGAGTTCCTGGCGTACCGCAAGGAAGTCGTGACGAAGCGGACGCTGTTCCTGTTGCGGAAGGCCGAGGCGCGGGCCCACATACTGGAGGGCTACAAGATAGCGCTTGAGAACCTCGATGCGGTTATCAAGCTCATCCGCGCGTCGAAGGATCCCAGGACGGCCAGGGACGGCCTGATGTCGAAGTTCGGCCTGACGGAGATCCAGGCGCAGGCGATCCTCGACATGCGGCTGCAGCGGCTGACCGGCCTGGAAAGGGAGAAGATCCTCGAGGAGCTGAAGGACGTAAAGGCGGAGATCACGCGCCTGAAGAAAATCCTCGCCGAGGAGAAGGAGCTGCTTCGCGTCATCGGGGAGGAGTTCCGGCAGATCCGGGAAGCTTACGCCGACGGGCGGCGCTCGCAGATCGTCCGGGAGACGAAGGACATACGGCTCGAGGACCTGATCGTCGACGAGGAGATGGTCGTCACCGTTTCGCACACGGGCTACATCAAGAGGAACCCGATCAGCCTCTACCGGACGCAGCGCCGCGGAGGCCGCGGCAAGGTGGGGATGGGGACCAAGGAAGAGGATTTCGTCGAAAGCGTATTCATCGCCTCCATGCACTCATACATCCTGTTCTTTTCCAACACGGGGAAGCTGTACTGGCTGAAGGTCCACGAACTGCCGGAGGCCAGCCGCGCCGCCAAGGGGCGCGCCATCGTGAACCTGCTGTCGTTGTCGCCGGGGGAATCGACCCCGACGGTCCTCCCCGTCAAGGAGTTCGTGGCGGGGAAATACGTGGTGACGGCGACGGCGCAGGGGGTAATCAAGAAGACGGAGCTCATGGAGTACTCCCGGCCGCGGGCGGGCGGGATCATCGCGATGGGGCTTAACGAGGGGGACCAGCTGATCGCCACTGCGATCACTTCGGGGCAGGACGAGATCTTTCTTTCCACGCGGCACGGGATGTCGATCCGGTTCCACGAGGGGGACGTCCGCTCCATGGGACGGGCAGCCGTAGGGGTCCGCGGGATCGACCTGGAAGAAGGCGACGCGGTCGTAGGCATGGAAATCCTGCGTCCCCAGGGGACGCTCCTCACGGCGACGGAGAACGGGTTCGGCAAGCGCACCGCCATAGAGGAATACCGTGTCCAGTCCCGGGGCGGGAAGGGGCTCATTACCCTCAAGGTCACAGAGAAGACCGGCGCGATCGTCGGAGTGGCACAGGTCTCCGAAGGCGACGACGTGATGCTGGTCACCGACTCCGGCAAGATCATCCGGATGGCCGTCGACGAAATCCGCGTCATCGGGCGGAATACCCAGGGGGTGCGCCTGATCGGATTGCAGGAGAACGAGCGCGTCGCGTCGCTCGCCCGGCTGGCGGAGAAGGAGGAGTAAGGCCGCGGCGTGCCTCCTATCCAAAATATGGCTGCATTCGGCCCTCGATGCCACGCCCTATTTTTGACAGGAGACACGCCGCGGCCCGCGCGGTGAAAAGACTGTGCGCCGTTATCCTGCTCTGCCTCGGGCTTCTGGCCCTTGCCGGGTGCACGGATCCGGCGAGGGAGCGGTTCGAAGCGGCGGAGAAGGCGCTGCTGGAGCAGAAGATGGAGACCGCGCTTTCGGGCTACCGGTCGATCCCGAAGGAATACCCCCAGTCCCGGCATGCACCCACCGCGCTGTTGCGGCAGGGGGAGCTGTTCGGGACCTACTACCGG
The genomic region above belongs to Deltaproteobacteria bacterium and contains:
- the gyrA gene encoding DNA gyrase subunit A gives rise to the protein MDLFSRPAQRRTVQDEMQQSYLDYAMSVIVGRALPDVRDGLKPVQRRILYAMYELGNEYGKPYKKSARVVGDVIGKYHPHGDTAVYDALVRMVQDFSLRYPLIDGQGNFGSVDGDSAAAMRYTEVRMAKITAELLSDLDKETVETVPNYDGSLSEPRVLPARIPNLLVNGSAGIAVGMATSIPPHNLGEVLDALAALIANPEITVDELMEFVPAPDFPTGGILYGLEGVRDAYRTGRGSVQIRARAFIEKMKKGDREAIVITEIPYQVNKARMIEKIADLAREKQIEEISDIRDESDRDGMRVVVELKKDAVAEVVLNNLYKQTQMQTSFGVQLLAIVQNQPRTLNLKQTLEEFLAYRKEVVTKRTLFLLRKAEARAHILEGYKIALENLDAVIKLIRASKDPRTARDGLMSKFGLTEIQAQAILDMRLQRLTGLEREKILEELKDVKAEITRLKKILAEEKELLRVIGEEFRQIREAYADGRRSQIVRETKDIRLEDLIVDEEMVVTVSHTGYIKRNPISLYRTQRRGGRGKVGMGTKEEDFVESVFIASMHSYILFFSNTGKLYWLKVHELPEASRAAKGRAIVNLLSLSPGESTPTVLPVKEFVAGKYVVTATAQGVIKKTELMEYSRPRAGGIIAMGLNEGDQLIATAITSGQDEIFLSTRHGMSIRFHEGDVRSMGRAAVGVRGIDLEEGDAVVGMEILRPQGTLLTATENGFGKRTAIEEYRVQSRGGKGLITLKVTEKTGAIVGVAQVSEGDDVMLVTDSGKIIRMAVDEIRVIGRNTQGVRLIGLQENERVASLARLAEKEE